In the Malania oleifera isolate guangnan ecotype guangnan chromosome 1, ASM2987363v1, whole genome shotgun sequence genome, one interval contains:
- the LOC131163621 gene encoding microtubule-associated protein RP/EB family member 1C, which yields MATNIGMMDSAYFVGRSEILAWINSTLHLSLSKVEEACSGAVQCQLMDAAHPGIVPMHKVNFDAKNEYEMIQNYKVLQDVFNKLKITKHIEVSKLVKGRPLDNLEFMQWMKRYCDSVNGGALHGYNPLERREACKGGKEVTKKCAPPTKSATTASKTQSSHNARRHDASSVNQTNQSAKVPRSSSGGGPAFDEQITELKLSIDSLEKERDFYFAKLRDIEILCQSQEIEQLPIVGAIKKILYATGDDASVVVEAQAMLSATQKQAEQLSPIPEVPEDRPKLETQKRKNIVNLEVDVAANTTLSPRQRLSDVSDVHCSGSPLLTC from the exons GATTCGGCATATTTCGTCGGCAGATCAGAGATCTTGGCATGGATCAACTCCACCCTGCATCTCAGTCTCTCCAAAGTGGAAGAG GCATGCTCGGGTGCGGTTCAGTGTCAGCTGATGGACGCGGCGCATCCAGGCATCGTGCCGATGCACAAGGTGAACTTCGACGCCAAGAACGAGTACGAAATGATCCAGAACTACAAGGTCCTTCAGGACGTCTTCAACAAACTCAAGATCACCAAG CATATTGAGGTGAGCAAGCTCGTGAAAGGAAGGCCACTGGATAATCTGGAGTTCATGCAGTGGATGAAGAGATACTGTGATTCGGTCAACGGTGGTGCTCTGCACGG TTACAATCCTTTGGAAAGGCGGGAGGCTTGTAAGGGAGGAAAAGAAGTGACTAAGAAATGCGCCCCACCTACGAAGTCTGCAACTACTGCCTCTAAAACCCAATCCTCTCACAATGCTCGAAGGCATGATGCATCTTCCGTAAACCAAACAAATCAATCAGCTAAGGTCCCTAGATCATCTTCAGGTGGAGGGCCAGCTTTTGATGAACAG ATCACTGAGTTGAAGCTCTCAATAGACAGCCTTGAGAAGGAGAGGGATTTTTACTTTGCAAAGTTGAGGGATATTGAGATACTGTGCCAGAGTCAAGAGATCGAACAATTACCT ATTGTTGGGGCAATAAAGAAGATCCTTTATGCTACGGGTGATGATGCATCAGTGGTAGTAGAGGCTCAAGCCATGTTGTCAGCCACCCAGAAACAGGCTGAACAGCTGAGTCCAATTCCTGAGGTACCAGAGGACAGGCCAAAGCTTGAAACCCAGAAGAGAAAGAACATTGTGAATCTGGAAGTTGATGTTGCAGCCAACACCACTTTGTCTCCAAGGCAAAGACTTTCTGATGTTTCTGATGTCCATTGCAGTGGCTCACCCCTCTTGACCTGCTGA
- the LOC131163637 gene encoding uncharacterized protein LOC131163637 encodes MERSSNMNTSARKGNEMASAQGPVESKVDTVDYRTPVGQHQEQRPVQVVHQLHPKEESSTGGGVLAEAAAAVTNTLQAAKDALSGK; translated from the exons ATGGAACGGAGCTCTAACATGAACACATCCGCAAGAAAA GGGAATGAGATGGCCAGTGCACAAGGTCCAGTGGAATCAAAAGTGGACACGGTAGATTACCGGACACCAGTGGGGCAACACCAAGAGCAGAGGCCTGTGCAGGTGGTTCACCAGTTACACCCCAAAGAGGAATCAAGCACCGGCGGAGGGGTCCTGGCTGAGGCTGCAGCTGCTGTGACTAATACCCTCCAGGCTGCCAAAGATGCCCTCTCTGGAAAATAG
- the LOC131163628 gene encoding ADP-ribosylation factor 1-like, producing MGLMISRLLKAMFAKREMRILMVGLDAAGKTTILYKLKLGEVVTTIPTIGFNVETVEYKNVSFTVWDVGGQDKIRPLWRHYFQNTQGLIFVVDSNDRERILEARDELHRMLSEDELREATLLVFANKQDLPNAMTVSEITDKLGLHALRGHRWYIQSACATSAQGLYEGLDWLSSTITSGKT from the exons ATGGGTTTGATGATATCGCGGCTGCTGAAGGCGATGTTTGCAAAGAGGGAAATGAGAATTTTGATGGTGGGACTTGATGCTGCCGGGAAAACAACCATACTGTACAAGCTGAAGCTTGGGGAAGTTGTTACTACTATCCCAACCATTG gTTTCAATGTGGAAACAGTTGAATACAAAAATGTTAGCTTCACTGTGTGGGACGTAGGAGGACAAGATAAG ATTCGACCTCTATGGCGACACTACTTCCAAAACACCCAAGGTCTTATTTTTGTGGTGGATAGTAATGATAGGGAAAGAATTTTAGAAGCCAGAGATGAACTTCATCGGATGCTTAGTGAG GATGAGTTACGCGAGGCGACATTGCTTGTATTTGCCAATAAGCAAGACCTTCCCAATGCAATGACTGTTTCTGAAATCACCGATAAACTTGGCCTCCATGCACTTCGTGGCCACCGCTG GTACATCCAAAGTGCTTGTGCCACATCTGCACAAGGACTATACGAAGGTCTTGATTGGTTGTCCAGTACCATCACAAGCGGCAAGACATAA